One Acidobacteriota bacterium DNA window includes the following coding sequences:
- a CDS encoding alpha/beta hydrolase, translating to MNTELQNLLALLASQTDTKTLPLAERRRIDDEAGDQFPLPADSKVEPVQTAAFKGEWVKASGARTDAALLYLHGGAYVFCSPRSHRHLVAALSEATGVAAFALDYRLAPENPFPAAIEDAVAAYHWLLEQDIAPNRIVIAGDSAGGGLTLATMLRLRDAGLPLPNAGVCISPWVDLTLAGASYTANAEAIATRDRLAGYVKLYLTNDDDVRNPLVSPVFADLTGLPPLLIQVGAAEPFYDDSISLNAAAKACGVETALEIWPEMIHVWQYFYPMLTEGRQAIARIGEFVKTKTK from the coding sequence ATGAACACAGAACTTCAAAATCTGCTGGCACTGCTTGCCAGCCAGACCGACACCAAAACGCTTCCCCTCGCCGAACGCCGTCGCATTGACGACGAAGCAGGCGACCAATTTCCATTGCCCGCGGACTCGAAAGTCGAACCGGTACAAACCGCCGCTTTCAAAGGCGAATGGGTCAAAGCCAGCGGCGCGCGGACAGATGCCGCGCTGCTTTACCTGCATGGCGGAGCCTATGTCTTTTGCTCGCCGCGTTCGCATCGCCATCTGGTTGCCGCGCTCAGCGAAGCGACCGGCGTTGCGGCCTTTGCGCTGGATTACCGGTTAGCTCCCGAAAACCCTTTTCCCGCCGCCATCGAAGATGCCGTCGCCGCGTATCACTGGTTGCTGGAGCAAGACATCGCGCCGAACCGCATCGTCATCGCCGGAGATTCCGCGGGCGGTGGGTTGACGCTGGCAACGATGCTCCGTTTGCGCGACGCCGGATTGCCGCTGCCGAATGCTGGGGTCTGCATTTCCCCTTGGGTGGATTTGACGCTGGCGGGCGCAAGTTACACCGCCAACGCCGAAGCCATTGCCACGCGCGACCGGCTGGCCGGATACGTGAAACTGTATCTGACGAATGACGACGATGTGCGAAATCCGCTGGTGTCACCGGTCTTTGCGGATTTGACGGGACTGCCACCACTGCTGATTCAAGTCGGTGCCGCCGAACCGTTTTATGATGATTCCATCAGCCTGAACGCTGCGGCCAAAGCCTGCGGCGTTGAAACCGCGCTGGAGATTTGGCCGGAGATGATTCACGTCTGGCAATACTTTTATCCGATGCTGACCGAAGGTCGCCAAGCCATCGCGCGCATCGGCGAATTTGTTAAAACAAAAACCAAGTAA